One Thermococcus sp. JdF3 genomic window carries:
- a CDS encoding ORC1-type DNA replication protein: MDDNYIDSIFEKYLHAKKIFKNKEVLRHSYTPKELPHRREQIEELAHILVPVLRGETPSNVFVYGKTGTGKTVTIKFVTDELKRISDKYEIPVDVIYINCEIVDTQYRVLANIVNHFKNESGVEVPLVGWPTDEVYARLKEVIDARERFVIIVLDEIDKLIKKSGDDILYSLTRINTELGLAKVSIIGISNDLKFKEYLDARVLSSLSEEEVVFPPYDANQLRDILMQRAGDAFNEGVLDDGVVPLCAALAAREHGDARRALDLLRVAGEIAEREGASKVTERHVWKAQEKIEQDTMEEVIKTLPLHSKVLLYAIVLLDENGELPANTGDVYSVYMSLCDHIDLEPLTQRRVSDLINELDMLGIINAKVVSKGRYGRTKEIRLNVTPYKVKNIYRHDSQLQTMLTVSMSRQRRLL, translated from the coding sequence ATGGACGACAATTACATTGATTCAATCTTCGAGAAGTACCTTCACGCCAAGAAGATATTCAAGAATAAAGAGGTTCTCAGACACAGTTATACCCCTAAGGAGCTCCCCCACAGGCGCGAGCAGATTGAGGAGCTGGCTCATATTCTGGTTCCCGTCCTCCGTGGCGAGACGCCTTCGAATGTTTTTGTGTACGGGAAGACGGGAACGGGCAAGACGGTTACCATAAAATTCGTTACCGACGAGCTGAAGAGGATATCCGATAAGTATGAGATTCCGGTGGACGTTATCTATATCAATTGCGAGATAGTGGACACCCAGTACCGCGTTCTGGCGAACATCGTGAACCACTTTAAGAACGAGAGCGGCGTTGAGGTTCCCCTCGTGGGCTGGCCCACAGATGAGGTTTATGCCCGGCTCAAGGAGGTAATCGACGCCCGTGAGCGCTTTGTCATAATAGTCCTGGACGAGATTGACAAGTTAATCAAAAAGAGCGGCGATGACATCCTCTACTCCCTCACGAGGATAAACACCGAGCTGGGCCTTGCGAAGGTGAGCATCATAGGCATCTCAAACGACCTCAAATTCAAGGAGTACCTCGATGCGCGCGTCCTCTCGAGCCTGAGCGAGGAGGAGGTCGTCTTTCCCCCGTACGATGCCAACCAGCTCAGGGATATTCTGATGCAGCGTGCGGGCGACGCATTCAACGAGGGCGTTCTCGACGACGGCGTCGTCCCCCTGTGTGCCGCCCTGGCCGCGAGGGAGCACGGCGACGCGAGAAGGGCCCTTGACCTGCTCCGCGTTGCGGGTGAGATAGCGGAGCGCGAGGGCGCGAGCAAGGTCACGGAGAGGCACGTCTGGAAGGCCCAGGAGAAGATAGAACAGGACACCATGGAGGAGGTCATAAAGACCCTTCCGCTCCACTCGAAGGTTCTGCTCTACGCAATAGTCCTCCTGGACGAGAACGGCGAACTGCCCGCCAACACGGGCGACGTTTACTCGGTTTACATGTCCCTCTGCGACCACATCGACCTCGAACCCCTTACCCAGAGGCGCGTGAGCGACCTGATAAACGAGCTCGACATGCTCGGCATCATCAACGCCAAGGTCGTCAGCAAGGGCCGCTACGGCAGGACGAAGGAGATAAGGCTCAACGTAACACCTTATAAGGTCAAGAACATATACAGACACGATTCCCAGCTTCAGACCATGCTGACGGTGAGCATGTCCCGCCAGAGGAGGCTGCTCTGA